In Thermoanaerobacterium xylanolyticum LX-11, the genomic window TTAAGTCAAAAAGCTTTTTTCTTTCTCTTTTATTATTGACATCTGAAAGCTCAATATTCTCTAAAAACAAAATATCCTTGCCTGTTCTCACTTTGTAGTGTAAACATGATTTATAAAGGATTTCTCTTAAACTTTTTGTAAGTTTCAAAAGAGAACAAATCTTTTCGATCAACATAACTTCTTCTTTTTTGAAAAAGCTGTCATCAACTTTTGCAAAATTCTCAGCTTTTTTTATGAAAGCATCAATTTTTTCAATATTACCTTGAATAAACTCCAAGACATCTTCTTTAGAAACCGTATCAATGCCAACTCTATCTGAAACCACTTTAATTAAAAAGATCCTATGTTGCTCTATGTATTTTGATGCAGAAATATAAAAGCCACTGGACTCCATATCGCACAAATCTTCCTCTAAAAGTTCTGGACTTGAAATAGGCTTATCAAAAGTTTCGATAGAACATTCCTTAAAATCATGCTTCAAAAGCACATCTGTATAGTAGTCTTTTCCAGTTGAAGCATCTTTTATTTTATTGATAAGATGCGGTGTGCCTATTTGAAATCCATCTTTTGCACCGCAAATGCCTATATTTACTACAATGTCACCATCATTAGGCGGTGTTTTTGCTAAAAGATATGATGTAGCTGCAGCACAATTAACCTTGCCAACACCCGTTATTATCAATCTCATGTTATCGCTTTTAAAAATTTGATAAAATCTTTCGTCCACATCTTTCTTCAAATTGTAATAATCTATAATAGGCTTTGCCTCCACATACATAGATACAGATATGTAAACCATAATTCCTAAACTCCTTTTTTAACTTTGCAAAACGCCTATAATATTATAATTCTTTTACCGTGACTTAACAAATAAATTTTAATTTTATGCCATAGTAAATATGTAAGCAATAAAAGTCAGGTGTCAATGGTAATGAAAAAGGCGGGAGGTGCATTCCCGTCTTTTTCTGCGTATATCTACTCATTTTGGAATAAAGTAAAACGCAATGCAGCACCTAAATTTTTATTATAGGTGGAGATTGCGGCTACTATTTTTGTTCAATCAACTCTATATATGATTGCTCCAAGACTTCTAAGCTTATCCTCGATGTTTACATAACCTCTATCTATATGGTAAACATCGTTTATAATGGTCTTTCCATCCGCTATAAGTCCTGCTAATATTAGTGCAGCTCCAGCTCTTAAATCTGTTGCCTTCACTTCTGCACCTGATAAATGATCAATACCTGTTACGACTGCGGTTCTTCCTTCGATTTTTATATCCGCACCCATCCTTTTTAGCTCGTCTACATGCATAAATCTGTTTTCAAACACTGTCTCTATGATTACACTGGTTCCTTTCGCTCCAGCCATCATAGCCATCATCTGAGCCTGCATGTCTGTAGGAAAACCCGGATACGGCAGTGTCTTTATGTCCACTGCTTTATAGCTTTCACAACCTTTTACCCTCACGCCTGTGCCTTCTTCATACACTTCAATACCACACTCGGTTAATTTGGCAATTATGGGCTTGACGTGATCGACTATGACATTTTCTATAAGCACATCACCGCCAGTCATGGCAGACGCAACCATGTACGTACCGGCTTCAATTCTATCTGGTATAACAGTGTGTTCTGTGGCTTTCAGCTCTTTCACGCCTTCTATCCTTATTGTGTCTGTGCCAGCACCTTTTATGTTAGCTCCCATCTTATTGAGAAAATTGGCAAGATCCACTACTTCCGGCTCTTCGGCTGCATTTTCAATGGTAGTAAGCCCATCTGCAAATACGGCAGCCATCATGATATTCTCCGTTGCGCCAACGCTTGGAAAGTCCAGATAAACCTTTTTGCCTACAAGCTTTTTAGCTTTTGCTTCCACATAGCCATGACCTATGTCTATCTCCGCCCCCAACGTCTGAAACCCTTTTAAGTGCAAGTCTATAGGTCTTGTCCCTATGGCACAGCCACCCGGCAGCGATATCTTTGCATGACCCAATCTTGCCAGGATAGGCCCCATCACAAGGAAAGATGCTCTCATCTTTTTAACCAGTTCATACGGCGCCTCCACATCTTTTATGTCCACATTTATCTTAAGCTTTCCATCTTGTAATGTACACTTGGCACCCAAAAATCTGATAAGCTCTATCATCACATTCACATCTTTAAGCTCTGGCACATCATCTATAATTACTTCACCTTGCGAAAGCAAAGATGCTGCGATGATAGGCAAAACAGAATTTTTCGCTCCACTTACCTTTACAGTGCCCTTCAGCGCAGGGCTACTTTCAACGACAATCCTCGTGTATACCACCCTCTATTGTTAATATTCTATTGCTATAACAGGTGTTGCCAGCCAGATATATGTTTTGTCATCGTAACTGCTATACCTTACTGCAACGTTCAAATTTATTTTTTCACTACCAATCTCAATATATTCCTTAATTTTATTTGTGTGAGCAGAAATACTGACTAAATTTTCATCATTTAATCCTTCTACTTTAGAAGCATCCGTGTCCTTCATCACTTCTTCTAATATACTACTTATTTTGCCATTATTCAACTTTCCATCGTATGTACCGACAAAACACGTAGCAATCTCTGGAGTAAGACTTAAACTTGAATACGCCTTTTTGATTTTTTCATCCTCATTGACAACATCCTTATTTCCATGAAGCAAATATTCGTCTATTAAAATGTATGTTTCATTAGCAGCATCGTTTTTGACGCTTTGTACGACAATTGAAATTTTTTTGTCTTTAGCGTCGTATTCCGCATCGTACTGTCTGAAATTGGACTGATCAAGTTTCGAAACTTTAACAACTTTATCGTCAATTTCCAACGATTTTATAAGATTTTCTACAATTTTATTCATTTGACTAAAAGGCGTAAAATCGGAATTCAACTTCGCCCATCCGTTGATATTTGCGTACTGGTACGATGCCCCAGTTTTTGAAAAAGCCTCTTCTATGACTGAAACATCATTCCCTTTTGCAGAAAACGCATCCATCTGAGAGTTTAACATAAAAACCACCACGACTATTG contains:
- a CDS encoding YwmB family TATA-box binding protein, with translation MFNKLSLIAVTIVVVVFMLNSQMDAFSAKGNDVSVIEEAFSKTGASYQYANINGWAKLNSDFTPFSQMNKIVENLIKSLEIDDKVVKVSKLDQSNFRQYDAEYDAKDKKISIVVQSVKNDAANETYILIDEYLLHGNKDVVNEDEKIKKAYSSLSLTPEIATCFVGTYDGKLNNGKISSILEEVMKDTDASKVEGLNDENLVSISAHTNKIKEYIEIGSEKINLNVAVRYSSYDDKTYIWLATPVIAIEY
- the murA gene encoding UDP-N-acetylglucosamine 1-carboxyvinyltransferase, giving the protein MVYTRIVVESSPALKGTVKVSGAKNSVLPIIAASLLSQGEVIIDDVPELKDVNVMIELIRFLGAKCTLQDGKLKINVDIKDVEAPYELVKKMRASFLVMGPILARLGHAKISLPGGCAIGTRPIDLHLKGFQTLGAEIDIGHGYVEAKAKKLVGKKVYLDFPSVGATENIMMAAVFADGLTTIENAAEEPEVVDLANFLNKMGANIKGAGTDTIRIEGVKELKATEHTVIPDRIEAGTYMVASAMTGGDVLIENVIVDHVKPIIAKLTECGIEVYEEGTGVRVKGCESYKAVDIKTLPYPGFPTDMQAQMMAMMAGAKGTSVIIETVFENRFMHVDELKRMGADIKIEGRTAVVTGIDHLSGAEVKATDLRAGAALILAGLIADGKTIINDVYHIDRGYVNIEDKLRSLGAIIYRVD